One stretch of Aeromicrobium fastidiosum DNA includes these proteins:
- a CDS encoding lysophospholipid acyltransferase family protein: protein MERRHFPRTLRLIVLFLRPLLMLVTKRDWQGQERLPSGGYVLAPNHISHLDPFLISHFMVDQGIPPRFLAKDTLMSLPVAGRILRGAEQIPVYRSTSGAAESLRAAIAAVEEGSVVTIYPEGTITRDPAAWPMTGRTGAVRVALATGRPLVPVMQWGPQDVLWPYSKKLRLFPRKTIHVRVGEPIDLSDLDGRELTEELLDTATNRLMDALTAMMSQVRGELPTTPRIDVHTLGRPRTNYRP from the coding sequence ATGGAGCGACGCCACTTCCCGCGGACCCTGCGCCTGATCGTGCTCTTCCTGCGCCCCCTGCTGATGCTGGTCACCAAGCGCGACTGGCAGGGCCAGGAGCGTCTGCCGTCCGGCGGATACGTCCTAGCGCCCAACCACATCTCGCACCTCGACCCCTTCCTGATCTCGCACTTCATGGTCGACCAGGGCATCCCGCCGCGCTTCCTGGCCAAGGACACGCTGATGAGCCTGCCGGTCGCGGGCCGCATCCTGCGCGGTGCCGAACAGATCCCGGTCTACCGCAGCACGAGCGGGGCAGCCGAGTCGCTGCGGGCAGCGATCGCCGCGGTCGAGGAGGGCAGCGTCGTCACGATCTACCCCGAGGGCACCATCACCCGCGATCCCGCCGCCTGGCCCATGACGGGACGCACCGGAGCCGTGCGGGTCGCCCTCGCGACGGGTCGCCCGCTCGTGCCGGTGATGCAGTGGGGCCCGCAGGACGTCCTGTGGCCGTACAGCAAGAAGCTGAGGCTGTTCCCGCGCAAGACCATCCACGTGAGGGTCGGTGAGCCGATCGACCTGTCCGACCTGGACGGTCGCGAGCTCACCGAGGAGCTGCTCGACACGGCGACCAACCGGCTGATGGACGCGCTGACTGCGATGATGTCCCAGGTGCGGGGCGAGCTGCCGACGACACCGCGCATCGACGTCCACACCCTCGGCAGGCCGAGGACCAACTACCGGCCCTGA
- a CDS encoding cold-shock protein, with amino-acid sequence MQGTVASFDLGTRSGHVLTDDGVRLDFAASSLADHVRHLRVGQRVFVDLVRDAEPPTVTSIALWR; translated from the coding sequence ATGCAGGGCACCGTCGCGAGCTTCGACCTGGGCACGCGGTCAGGTCACGTGCTGACCGACGACGGCGTGCGGCTCGACTTCGCCGCCTCGTCGCTGGCCGACCACGTCCGCCACCTGCGTGTGGGCCAACGCGTCTTCGTCGACCTCGTCCGCGACGCCGAGCCCCCCACCGTCACCTCGATCGCCCTCTGGCGCTGA
- the leuD gene encoding 3-isopropylmalate dehydratase small subunit, with protein MEKFSVHRGVAVPLRRSNVDTDQIIPAHWLKKVTRDGFEDGLFEAWRKDPEFVLNRPVYADATVLVAGPDFGTGSSREHAVWALQNFGFKVVISPRFADIFRGNSGKSGLLAAQVDDKVVQRLWDHLDANPGATVSLDLVNRTVRAGDGVDAIEDSFTIDDYTRWRLLEGLDDVGITLSHEADIATYEAARPSYKPVTL; from the coding sequence ATGGAGAAGTTCTCAGTACACAGAGGCGTCGCCGTGCCGCTGCGTCGCAGCAACGTCGACACCGACCAGATCATCCCCGCGCACTGGCTCAAGAAGGTCACGCGCGACGGCTTCGAGGACGGCCTGTTCGAGGCGTGGCGCAAGGATCCCGAGTTCGTCCTCAACCGTCCGGTCTACGCCGACGCGACGGTGCTGGTGGCCGGTCCCGACTTCGGCACCGGTTCGTCGCGCGAGCACGCCGTGTGGGCGCTGCAGAACTTCGGCTTCAAGGTCGTCATCTCGCCGCGCTTCGCCGACATCTTCCGCGGCAACTCGGGCAAGTCCGGGCTGCTCGCGGCGCAGGTCGACGACAAGGTCGTCCAGCGCCTGTGGGATCACCTCGATGCCAACCCGGGTGCCACGGTCTCGCTCGACCTCGTCAACCGCACGGTGCGTGCCGGCGATGGCGTCGACGCGATCGAGGACTCGTTCACGATCGACGACTACACGCGCTGGCGGCTGCTCGAGGGCCTCGACGACGTCGGCATCACCCTCAGCCACGAAGCGGACATCGCGACCTACGAGGCCGCCCGCCCGTCCTACAAGCCCGTCACCCTCTGA
- the leuC gene encoding 3-isopropylmalate dehydratase large subunit has protein sequence MGKTLAEKVWDEHIVRSHEGEPDLLYIDLHLIHEVTSPQAFDGLRLAGRPVRRPDLTIATEDHNIPTTDLDKPIADLVSRTQVETLRRNCEEFGVRLHPMGDIDQGIVHVVGPQLGLTQPGMTIVCGDSHTATHGAFGSIAFGIGTSEVEHVLATQSLSQARPKMMAVEVVGDLPAGSTAKDLILALITQETTGGGQGYIVEYRGDAIRALSMEARMTICNMSIEWGAKAGLIAPDQVTYDYLKGRPSAPTGADWDAAVAHWDSLVTDDDAEFDKVITIDASTITPFVTWGTNPGQGVPLSGNVPDPASFEDDNERIAAENALTYMGLTAGTPMKDIKVDTVFIGSCTNGRIEDLRVAASLMKGHKVADDTRILVVPGSVRVRLQAEQEGLDVIFKDAGAEWRGAGCSMCLGMNPDQLMVGERAASTSNRNFEGRQGKGGRTHLVSPDVAVATGILGHLAGPADLAQLERAGA, from the coding sequence ATGGGCAAGACGCTTGCCGAGAAGGTCTGGGACGAGCACATCGTCCGGAGCCACGAGGGTGAACCGGATCTTCTCTACATCGACCTCCACCTCATCCACGAGGTCACGAGCCCCCAGGCGTTCGACGGCCTCCGGCTCGCTGGCCGACCGGTCAGGCGTCCCGACCTCACGATCGCGACCGAGGACCACAACATCCCGACGACCGATCTCGACAAGCCGATCGCCGATCTCGTGTCTCGCACGCAGGTCGAGACGCTGCGCCGCAACTGCGAGGAGTTCGGCGTCCGCCTGCACCCCATGGGCGACATCGACCAAGGCATCGTGCACGTCGTCGGCCCGCAGCTCGGCCTGACACAGCCCGGCATGACGATCGTGTGCGGCGACTCGCACACCGCCACGCACGGTGCCTTCGGCTCGATCGCCTTCGGCATCGGCACGTCCGAGGTCGAGCACGTGCTCGCGACGCAGTCGCTGTCGCAGGCGCGGCCCAAGATGATGGCCGTCGAGGTCGTCGGAGACCTGCCCGCCGGCTCGACCGCCAAGGACCTCATCCTCGCCCTCATCACGCAGGAGACCACGGGCGGCGGCCAGGGCTACATCGTGGAGTACCGCGGCGACGCGATCCGGGCGCTCTCGATGGAGGCCCGCATGACGATCTGCAACATGTCGATCGAGTGGGGCGCCAAGGCCGGTCTCATCGCGCCCGACCAGGTCACCTACGACTACCTCAAGGGTCGCCCGTCCGCGCCGACCGGTGCCGACTGGGATGCCGCGGTGGCCCACTGGGACAGCCTCGTCACCGACGACGACGCCGAGTTCGACAAGGTCATCACGATCGACGCGTCGACCATCACGCCGTTCGTCACGTGGGGCACCAACCCCGGACAGGGCGTGCCGCTGTCGGGCAACGTCCCCGACCCGGCCTCGTTCGAGGACGACAACGAGCGCATCGCCGCCGAGAACGCCCTGACCTACATGGGCCTGACCGCCGGCACCCCGATGAAGGACATCAAGGTCGACACGGTCTTCATCGGCTCGTGCACCAACGGACGCATCGAGGACCTGCGCGTCGCCGCCTCGCTGATGAAGGGCCACAAGGTCGCCGACGACACCCGCATCCTGGTCGTCCCCGGCTCGGTGCGCGTGCGCCTGCAGGCCGAGCAGGAGGGTCTCGACGTCATCTTCAAGGACGCCGGCGCCGAGTGGCGCGGGGCCGGCTGCTCGATGTGCCTCGGCATGAACCCAGACCAGCTGATGGTCGGCGAGCGGGCCGCGTCGACGTCCAACCGCAACTTTGAGGGACGCCAGGGCAAGGGCGGTCGCACGCACCTCGTGTCGCCCGACGTCGCGGTCGCGACCGGCATCCTCGGTCACCTGGCCGGCCCAGCCGACCTCGCCCAGCTCGAGAGGGCAGGAGCCTGA
- a CDS encoding IclR family transcriptional regulator — MDNSSGVGVLDKAAMVLAALEPGPATLAGLVASTGLARPTAHRLAVALEHHRLVARDMQGRFILGPRLGELAAAAGEDRLLAAAGPVLARLRDITGESAQLFRRQGDFRVCVAAADRPTGLRDSIPVGGQLTMAAGSAAQILLSWEDPERMNKGLLKATFSAAELSAVRRRGWAQSVGERENGVGSVSAPVRSPSGKVVAAVSVSGPLERLTRQPGRMHAPAVVAAAERLSQSLRRSS; from the coding sequence ATGGACAACTCTAGCGGAGTCGGGGTTCTCGACAAAGCCGCAATGGTGCTGGCAGCGCTCGAACCCGGACCGGCGACACTGGCCGGTCTGGTCGCCAGCACGGGCCTGGCCCGTCCGACGGCTCACCGCCTCGCGGTCGCACTCGAGCATCATCGGCTCGTCGCCCGCGACATGCAAGGACGCTTCATCCTCGGACCGCGCCTCGGCGAGCTCGCCGCGGCTGCCGGCGAGGACCGCCTGCTGGCCGCCGCCGGCCCCGTGCTGGCACGTCTGCGCGACATCACCGGCGAGTCCGCACAGCTGTTCCGCCGACAGGGCGACTTCAGGGTGTGCGTCGCGGCTGCCGATCGTCCGACCGGCCTGCGCGACTCGATCCCCGTCGGCGGGCAGCTGACCATGGCCGCCGGCTCCGCCGCCCAGATCCTGCTGTCGTGGGAAGACCCCGAGCGGATGAACAAGGGGCTGCTCAAGGCCACCTTCTCGGCCGCCGAGCTGTCGGCCGTGCGCCGTCGCGGCTGGGCCCAGAGCGTCGGCGAGCGTGAGAACGGCGTGGGCTCGGTGTCCGCCCCGGTGCGCTCCCCCTCAGGCAAGGTCGTGGCGGCGGTGTCGGTGTCGGGCCCCCTCGAGCGCCTGACCCGTCAGCCCGGACGCATGCACGCCCCCGCCGTGGTCGCCGCCGCCGAGCGCCTGTCGCAGAGCCTGCGCCGCTCGTCCTGA